From the genome of Athalia rosae chromosome 3, iyAthRosa1.1, whole genome shotgun sequence:
CATAAGAGCATTATGACTagtcaattatttttgatattGTTTGTGCAAATTCAACTAACCATCCGGAAGAGGAACTTCTAATCATTAGTTTTTGAATGCTTTATACAATTCTGTCCTTCAAATTCTCAATGATAAAATCTGCACCAGCCTAGCGACAAGTCACAATTTTATATGAGATCATCCTCGAGTTTGAAACGATAGCTATGTTTGGAATGAatggaaacatttttttttattgctgcAGTTTTCAATCAACCGGACCAGCCATTTAATTTGATAATTGATTCTGAGTTACAGTTCCAGTTATAACTTCGGTTTTGTAATTGGTGGCTTGGTAATAAACTCATACGATTCATCACTGCGTTTCTCAAGGGTCGATGGTTTTTTTAATAGTCATATCGACTATGACACAAACATGTTGTTAAAATTCCTTAGCTTGTTTACTTCAATGTATTGAATCCAAAGCTAGTTGAATAATCACAAACTGGTATCAATCTCTTGACATTTATTTTGAATCATTTAGAAATCTATTTTACAAGGAGACTTCTATGTTGTCATTAGGCCTTATTCTGGGTATCTGAAAATCATGGGTATTAGCTGGTATCGTCGATGTTGGTAGTTTCCTGTGAAGAATTTGGTAGAAAAATCAGACTGGTGTCATTGAAATGGCTAACTGGCTGACCGTACGCTTGTCGCAATAAACACGAAAACCTGTTGATACAAACAAGCTGAAGGTGTGACCAGTTGTTGTTTTGCGGAGTCGAGCTATCAGGATGCTAATTAACCGGATATTCTGGAGGCTCGACTCGCCGATTTCTGCAGGCGCTTGGTAAGCAGCAAATGTAAAATGAACAGCGTTTTACGGTGTTGAATCAATATATTCGCGTCAGGTTCATTGGGACAAACTCAACTCATATTTCTGGCATGTGTTTATTCTCAAGTTATAATTCAAATACAACTGAGTCAATTATTATGAATGCTCGATGATAACTAAATTAATCACGAGTATCTATTTTTAGAAGGAATTAAAATTGACATAAATTGAATCAATAATAATGTACAAAGCTCCTAGTTAAAAGATATGGCCTATAAAAATCTTATTTTGGCAAGAATTCGAAATATACAATTAAGCTCCAATTAATTCTGGATTAGTCGTTCACGTACATATTAAAACCTATCAGCTTATTGGAATAAGTTAAGAGTTTCTGAGTATCATTCAGTCGTGAATGTAAAGCTACCGTTATACCCTTGATtctttatgaatttttctttcattcagcAAAAACTATTTAGTCTTGTTTACAACAAAACAATTCCGTGATCTCTCTCAAGTCGTCGTTTAGCCTTCAGAGGCACCACACCCATTAAATCCGCTGGCGTGGGTAATCCTCCAGTCATGTTTGGTGCCATTGCCtgctgataaaaaatttctacctttCCACACTGATATCCATACACAACTGTATCCTCGGTTctgtaaaaggaaaaattttaataccaATCGTTTCTCTTTTGCCTTACCATTGCAACTATCTGAATCCTCTTACCTGACTATAATATCGGTTAAATTACTAGCTCGACTAAATCTATCGTGAAGAGAGGAAACAATTTCTATCTCCGTGACGCCCCAGAGTCCAGCACGATGAACCGTGTCCCATTCTGGATCTACGCTGAGAACGCTGTATAGTTCCCTGCTCTCACTCGGTGGCAGTGGTTCCAGACAACGTTGAAGTCTAGATTCGAGCCTACCAAGAACTTCGACGCAAGTTTGCCACTGGTgcagaaaaatttccgataatAGGATAAAGGTATATTTAGTGACAATTAGAATTTAAGCTTTGCGGAAGATAATTCATACTGACTAGAGAATGAACGAGATCTTTGTTGTTGCCTATATTCTCTTCCATCAGTAACACTAAAACCATGTTCTGCTGGCCACAGAGAAACAATTCAACTTTCTCAAGGGAcgagtcttcttttttcggaGATATCCAGTCCTGATCAAGGTCGTCTTCTTCGTCGCTCTCATCATCATTACTTACGGCATctagtttatttttaatcaactgATTAGCGGCTGTAGAGAAACTGGATAGGTCACGATATTCACTTGGAGTTGTTTCCCTACTGCAAAAACCGCTCGTACGTTCATCAGCCAGTAGACTGAGCTTGGACATTAACGGAGTTAATTGCAATCcttcaagttttcttttttgaggTAAATCAAATATGCTACCACCCTCTGAATTTGATTTCTCTCTGTCCTCTTCTTCAGGGGCATTCAGAGATTTTAGAGGCAGGCTCATGGACCGACGATACATTTCCTGTTTGCTCTTTTTATCCGTGGGTACGTCAGAGTCGAAAGTTATGGGACTTTCCGACATTGGAACAACTTGGCAGTCAAATCCTTGTATTACAGTAGCTTTCCCGTTTTCAATCTGAGgaaagtttttaaaaaaatctccactttCATTGGATGTCTTATCTATAAAGCCAGATTTAAGTTCTTGGTAATGCGTGGCTAAATAGTCGTCATACAAAGCTTTGGATACTGGCAAGCCATCGCATCTGAATACTGGATAACAAGGATCTGTGATTGTATGGAAGAATTGCTTTCCAGGAGGTAATTTCTTTTGAGGTGAGTTCTCGTAATCGAATTGCAGATTTTGATTCAACTTTGGCAGTCCTATACTATAATATCTTAGAGATACCCTATTCGTATGTTTGCTCGAAGAGTCTGTGAGGTCTGGCAAACTCATGCTTCTTCTATCCAAAGCTCcacttttttctaatttctctttTGGAGGCgcatttttcaacttattcACTCTCTTACACCTGAGTGCCTCCTTGACAAGGTCTGGAATGTCATTAGGATCTCCGGCGTCCATCACTTGGTTTTCGTTAGCCCCTTTATAGTCTAGATCCTCGGCAGCACTACAAATCGATACTGCGGTGCCATGAAGCATTCTGTTCACATCCTTTAATGGCGTAGAACACACACTAGGGGTCTGAGGATTTACAGCTTTGGGACGATCTGTGGTTGTGATCTCTTGCTTCCGTTTCGCTGGCGAACTGTACGTTGTAGCTGGTAAAGGAGGGCAAAATGGTGCTCCGTTACTGTACTGAGAGGAGTCCAATTCCCCTTCCTCTGGAACTGTGAATATCCGAGATGTGTCGCGTTTCATTCCCGATACACAGGAATCCTTGATGTTATTCTTCGACAAGTTCTAAAATGACAATAGTTCATGAACGTCTAAAACAGATGGTTGAAGAATTCAGTGCATTACCTTCTTCAACGTTACTTTTTTTGAGGCAGAATCAACATGCGAATTACGGATTCGTTCGGCAGAGGAATTCTGTTTTAATTCTGTAAGTTGTTTTCGTTGAATATAGACTCGCAATAGTTGAACACCAACTGGCAGGTCAAGTCCCGTTCCTAAGGTTTCCGCGGGAGCCTGAAAGTTTGATTGGAAGATTTAATTTCGGAAGAATATTCTTGTACATTAGCAATACTATTTACTTTTAACTAACCTTGATACGATACGGatcagtaataattatttgtttgGTCAGTTCAGCATTCAGCTGGGTAGCTACAACtctgaaatattataaaatcgGAAATTGTAATTCAGAACCTTGGTCATCGTGTCTTACTAAATTTTTCTGCTATGATCTGATAACTAAAACAGTTTCACCTACttgttattataaaataaagcTCCACCAAGAATGCCGTTAGTTTCCTGGCAATATTGTAGGACTTGGATGGCTTCCAGAAAAACGTTACTGGCACTCTGCACAAAACAATAATTGAAAGTATCAGTTAGGCTGTCATATCCAAAGACACCACTTACTGAAGACAACAAGCTACACAAACCTTGGGAAATTTGATAGTTGGAAGATTAGAGAACAAATTGGCACCATATTGCAGTATTGGAAGGTAAGTTTCGAACATTTGATACAGTTTTTCGGTCAACCTATTTCTGTCACCCCCTAATGATGCCGAGATAGTTTCCAAGTCTCGATGGAAGAATTTTAACGTCGACTCCAAGGTATCAGCTCGTCTCTCTAGAACCCAGTCTTGAATATTTCTGTCCGTTCCAACCGCCTGagtagttgaaaataaaatattagaGTTATAAAGGACAAGTTGGTTAATTAATCAATGTTATTGTGAGACTTACAAGTACATATTGTCCtaactttttcaaaacaaaTTTTCCACCTTGAAGAGCAATTATTCGTGGGGGTGAAAATGAGGTGCTTATAAATTGAGTAACACCCATTAATTGACCGGCGAGTGCCAGTCTTTGCGTAGGCGATACCCATGCAGGATGAAAGTAAACAACTGCCTCTGCAGGGTCATCTTCCTCCCTCCGACAACGGGCTGTGTCATAAACAAACACTATCATCATTTCCCTGCAATGAAAGAATTGTATAATAACTGCTTGTTATTTATAGAAATGAGTACATTGACGTGATTATTCTGAACTCAAGGCACGCGTAAAGAATGATACCTCAATTTATCGTTCTTGTAACTTCATTATTGTACCATTCTAGGCTGATTTTGTTATCTACAAGTTTAAATGGTAGCAAAAATAAACGCATTACTGGGACGAGTAAACGTTGCAGTTTTACTTCCTTTGGTAAACAATGGGGTAATTATTACGTGATAATTCATAGTTAGTTTTTATCAAATCAAATTAAACCGCCATAATTCACCTAGTTGATATTATTGTGATTCATTATAAGAATAGCTATTTCAGATAAAATATTCAGAGTTGAAGCTGtgacttgtaaatttttcgaaagaaggACCTACCTGTGAGTTGATGAGAAACTGATAACTGCATTTACTGATAGACATCGGAATAGAAACTTGAcaaaaaagtatataatagCTACATCCAAATattatgttcatttttgataaTAGAAAGCTAATCACATCCAAGCCAGCtagataacgatgataattacgAAGGCTCTATTGTTCGCTGGGAATAATTTAGCAAGTTATATTAGCTTCTGAATGTTTATCTATATTGAAACTATGTTTGCTTTTAGACGTGGCTTTAGTAATTGGCCACATTCTATAGATAAAATGGAGAGTTGCGAAATTATGAAGTATCTGTTCTGCAAAGCATGTACGTAGGatgaacgagtgaaaaaatagcAACGACTGAAGCATTTTGAATATTATGAAATTAATGTGATATTAGGGACTAATAAATTTTACGCTATTACTTCTATTCGAGAAGCAAATAAAACTTACACTAACTTGAAATCAGCATTGTCTttgacaaaaatcaaagaattatACAGAGACATAtggaaagtatttttttttttaaatataaacgaataaataacatAAGCAGCTGCAGGCACGACGAGATTGTCTCTACCAATTCAAGCAGATAATAGCATACATCGAACTCGACGAGAATCAttcaaataagaaataaaaagagaaagaagctTGTCAGAATAGTAAACAATTCATTATCACGTTACTACGCTACTTCGTAATTAGATAAGGCAATGATTGCGTAACACCCCTCATACTTTGCCATGATTGTTTATGTAGTGCTTCTTTTCGCGTCAGCTGTCAAACGTCAAACGTCAAACTCctgtttgaattatttcattttctctacaTATATTCCAGGTAAAAATGATTCAATGCACTTTCACCGATGCTTCAGCTTTGGTAAGCCTACACAATTGGCTGATATAAATTCAATTGCATTGCCTTTTACATGATTACAAGAATCGTCTTCGCGACTCGCACCCGAGCCGGCATTTCGACGCCATGTTGTTACCAACGAACTCTGTTTCTGGATTGAAGAGGCTGTGACAGATAATCAGTCAACGAACTTCAGTCAACGCGCCATATTTTGATTGAGAAGCATGCCCAAAACTCATCAAGATGTCTCAGTTTCTCGGTTCTATACTCGAGTGATAGGCAGATACACAATTTTGGGACCGGAATCGCCGGTAAATAGAATATTCTTAAAACCTATAGAGCAAGTGTTTTTTAACGTATTCTGAACTCAagacgttgactgaagattataCCGATGTTCAGTCAACGCTCAGAAACACGAAACCAGCGACTAAaataatctgaaaataaaagcaaccaagttttttgaatattttcggagCTGCGATTCAGTTCCACCAAGTTGTGATtaaccatttttcatttttattttccagggGAGAAAGGGGCAGCTTACGACGAAAGTTAGTCAGACGTTGACACGGGACTCTTCTTAGTGCATTTGCGGAATTGATTACCTATTACagtataatgattattatgtATTACTAAGTCATGATAAACGTCAATTAtgacatatttatatacactgTACTACGGCGAGTAATTAAACGAGTTATCTAGAGTTATTTGAAGTAGAAGTGTTCTCAATGATATTTTGATAAgcatcaataataattcatgacAATGAACTCCTTCGTGGAAACGAATACACAATGTATATCCCAATGTTTTAAACTGTATTCGACCctgttaatttttctaataaatGTTTACTCTGACCAATGATGACTGTTTATTTAACATTGATCAATTTCTGGCCGAACTTTGAATTATTAGAGCTTTACCTTGTCACTTACGGCTTCTATGTAAGCATGATTGATCTATTGAATACAAGCAGGCGGATGCTTAGTTCTGCAAGCAACTAGGTAGTGTCTTGATCTTAAAGCTAAGGAGTaggattctatacacaggatcgaatgcatagacatgatcaggcacccggtctcggaatacctcctcaggatttctgttctcctgatacaaatttttattttcggcgaaaatttttatttccgaatttggaatacctcctcgggtatcctgttctcctgataccaaaaaaaaaaaaaaaatttcgaaagagattgaatacacaggatcgaatgcatagacatgatcaggcacccggtctcggaatacctcctcaggatttctgttctcctgatacaaatttttattttcggcgaaaatttttgtttccgaatttggaatacctcctcgggtatcctgttctcctgataccaaagaaaaaaaaaaaaaatttcgaaagagattgaatacacatgattgaaggcaagcacatgatgaggcaccaggtctaggaatacctcctcaggatttctgttctcctgatacaaatttttattttcggcgaaaatttttgtttccgaatttggaatacctcctcgggtatcctgttctcctgataccaaataaaaaaaaaaaaaatttcgaaagagattgaatacacaggatcgaatgcatacacaggatgaggcacccggtctcggaatacctcctcaggatttctgttctcctgatacaaatttttattttcggcgaaaatttttatttccgaatttggaatacctcctcaggtatcctgttctcctgataccaaaaaaaaaaaaaaaatttcgaaagagattgaatacacaggatcgaatgcatagacatgatcaggcacccggtctcggaatacctcctcaggatttctgttctcctgatacaaatttttattttcggcgaaaatttttgtttccgaatttggaatacctcctcgggtatcctgttctcctgataccaaagaaaaaaaaaaaaaatttcgaaagagattgaatacacaggatcgaatgcatacacaggatgaggcacccggtctcggaatacctcctcaggatttctgttctcctgatacaaatttttattttcggtgacaatttttgtttccgaatttggaatacctcctcgggtatcctgttctcctgataccaaaaaaaaaaatttcgaaagagattgaatacacatgattgaaggcaagcacatgatgaggcaccaggtctagggatacctcctcaggatttctgttctcctgatacaaatttttattttcggcgaaaatttttatttccgaatttggaatacctcctcgggtatcctgttctcctgataccaaagaaaaaaaaaaaaaatttcgaaagagattgaatacacatgattgaaggcaagcacatgatgaggcaccaggtctaggaatacctcctcaggatttctgttctcctgatacaaattttcattttcggcgaaaatttttatttccgaatttggaatacctcctcgggtatcctgttctcctgataccaaaaaaaaaaaaaaatttcggaagagattgaatacacaggatcgaatgcatagacatgatcaggcacccggtctcggaatacctcctcaggatttctgttctcctgatacaaatttttattttcggcgaaaatttttatttccgaatttggaatacctcctcgggtatcctgttctcctgataccaaaaaaaaaaaaaaaaaatttcgaaagagattgaatacacaggatcgaatgcaagcacatgatgaggcaccaggtctaggaatacctcctcaggatttctgttctcctgatacaaatttttattttcggcgaaaatttttgtttccgaatttggaatacctcctcgggtatcctgttctcctgataccaaaaaaaaaaaaaaaaaatttcgaaagagattgaatacacaggatcgaatgcatacacaggatgaggcacccggtctcggaatacctcctcaggatttctgttctcctgatacaaatttttattttcggcgaaaatttttatttccgaatttggaatacctcctcgggtatcctgttctcctgataccaaaaaaaaaaaaaaaaaattttgaaagagattgaatacacatgattgaaggcaagcacatgatgaggcaccaggtctaggaatacctcctcaggatttctgttctcctgatacaaatttttattttcggcgaaaatttttatttccgaatttggaatacctcctcgggtatcctgttctcctgataccaaagaaaaaaaaaaaaaatttcgaaagagattgaatacacatgattgaaggcaagcacatgatgaggcaccaggtctaggaatacctcctcaggatttctgttctcctgatacaaattttcattttcggcgaaaatttttatttccgaatttggaatacctcctcgggtatcctgttctcctgataccaaaaaaaaaaaaaaaatttcgaaagagattgaatacacaggatcgaatgcatagacatgatcaggcacccggtctcgaaatacctcctcaggatttctgttctcctgatacaaatttttattttcggcgaaaatttttatttccgaatttggaatacctcctcgggtatcctgttctcctgataccaaaaaaaaaaaaaaaatttcgaaagagattgaatacacatgattgaaggcaagcacatgatgaggcaccaggtctaggaatacctcctcaggatttctgttctcctgatacaaatttttattttcggcgaaaatttttgtttccgaatttggaatacctcctcgggtatcctgttctcctgataccaaagaaaaaaaaaaaaaatttcgaaagagattgaatacacatgattgaaggcaagcacatgatgaggcaccaggtctaggaatacctcctcaggatttctgttctcctgatacaaatttttattttcggcgaaaatttttgtttccgaatttggaatacctcctcgggtatcctgttctcctgataccaaagaaaaaaaaaaaaaatttcgaaagagattgaatacacatgattgaaggcaagcacatgatgaggcaccaggtctaggaatacctcctcaggatttctgttctcctgatacaaattttcattttcggcgaaaatttttgtttccgaatttggaatacctcctcgggtatcctgttctcctgataccaaataaaaaaaaaaaaatttcgaaagagattgaatacacaggatcgaatgcatacacaggatgaggcacccggtctcggaatacctcctcaggttttctgttctcctgatacaaattgcTACTCTCGGCgaaactttgcattttcaggACCGGTATTTCAGGGCTTTACATCATCGATTTCGCTTATGTGATGTGTTTCCAAAATTGACACCGTGATGTGTTGCTTATGAAGGATTTCAATGAGTTAGGGATATAGGGGTGTAATCAATGTTGACTCAGCAATCAATTAAATAGCATCCAATGTTTATTGATAAATCTTTGGCGCAGGTTACATTCCAACAAATCGTAATATTTGTTACTCATGCATTCTTGCAAAGAACTTCTTTTGTCATTTTGTTAAAGTATTGTCGGCACTCATTTTAttccaataaaaattaagaacCTGATTCAATCATTCTAGTAATTACTTGATTACCTAAGTTTtagatgtatattataactcATTTGTATATACTTAATTATATTTAAcacagaaataataaatttcgcgGAAGAAACGAAGTTTTTAATGTCCCAGTCACAGCCAAGAACTTCTTGGGCTCTCCTCcatcctgaaaaataaaagttaaatataagtaaaaaagaattataaaaGTAAATCGTAGGTCTCGACTCCTTCCGAATTCTTATTATCCTTCTTCGCTGGCACCCTCTGGTATGCGCCCCAAACTATTATTCTGATTCAGTTCCACCCCTATTCTCTTCAATTCACGGCCGCATTACGTTGACCTGATATGTATCGTACCTACTTACAGTCAAAGCTGAACCCTAACTGtggttgaaatgaaaagagaacgGACGAATCAATTTACTCATCGTAGAACGTTGAAACTCACCGTTTATTGAAATAGAAGAATAAACATACACGCTGCAGGAACAATAACGTCAATATTTAAGGATCTTAAGGGAGTATCAAGTTCGTGATAAAATAATCGGTGACTTAGGTGTAGATATACTTATAATATGtaatgtataacgtacgtaagCATAAATGGGCTCGCAActatgattataatttttagtCTACATTATCATAgagagaataacatgtttacGTACTCAAGTCGCTAATGaatcatattatttttatgcaaTATGGTATGGCTTGATGTtagtaaaaatataacaagCTCGAAGTATTAAACAAATTACTAAAATTATCAACAATTTAATTCTATTGGTAAGGGGTCgaaccgttgatactt
Proteins encoded in this window:
- the LOC105686759 gene encoding uncharacterized protein LOC105686759 isoform X4, encoding MGVTQFISTSFSPPRIIALQGGKFVLKKLGQYVLAVGTDRNIQDWVLERRADTLESTLKFFHRDLETISASLGGDRNRLTEKLYQMFETYLPILQYGANLFSNLPTIKFPKSASNVFLEAIQVLQYCQETNGILGGALFYNNKVVATQLNAELTKQIIITDPYRIKAPAETLGTGLDLPVGVQLLRVYIQRKQLTELKQNSSAERIRNSHVDSASKKVTLKKNLSKNNIKDSCVSGMKRDTSRIFTVPEEGELDSSQYSNGAPFCPPLPATTYSSPAKRKQEITTTDRPKAVNPQTPSVCSTPLKDVNRMLHGTAVSICSAAEDLDYKGANENQVMDAGDPNDIPDLVKEALRCKRVNKLKNAPPKEKLEKSGALDRRSMSLPDLTDSSSKHTNRVSLRYYSIGLPKLNQNLQFDYENSPQKKLPPGKQFFHTITDPCYPVFRCDGLPVSKALYDDYLATHYQELKSGFIDKTSNESGDFFKNFPQIENGKATVIQGFDCQVVPMSESPITFDSDVPTDKKSKQEMYRRSMSLPLKSLNAPEEEDREKSNSEGGSIFDLPQKRKLEGLQLTPLMSKLSLLADERTSGFCSRETTPSEYRDLSSFSTAANQLIKNKLDAVSNDDESDEEDDLDQDWISPKKEDSSLEKVELFLCGQQNMVLVLLMEENIGNNKDLVHSLWQTCVEVLGRLESRLQRCLEPLPPSESRELYSVLSVDPEWDTVHRAGLWGVTEIEIVSSLHDRFSRASNLTDIIVRTEDTVVYGYQCGKVEIFYQQAMAPNMTGGLPTPADLMGVVPLKAKRRLERDHGIVLL
- the LOC105686759 gene encoding uncharacterized protein LOC105686759 isoform X1 codes for the protein MSLYNSLIFVKDNADFKLVEMMIVFVYDTARCRREEDDPAEAVVYFHPAWVSPTQRLALAGQLMGVTQFISTSFSPPRIIALQGGKFVLKKLGQYVLAVGTDRNIQDWVLERRADTLESTLKFFHRDLETISASLGGDRNRLTEKLYQMFETYLPILQYGANLFSNLPTIKFPKSASNVFLEAIQVLQYCQETNGILGGALFYNNKVVATQLNAELTKQIIITDPYRIKAPAETLGTGLDLPVGVQLLRVYIQRKQLTELKQNSSAERIRNSHVDSASKKVTLKKNLSKNNIKDSCVSGMKRDTSRIFTVPEEGELDSSQYSNGAPFCPPLPATTYSSPAKRKQEITTTDRPKAVNPQTPSVCSTPLKDVNRMLHGTAVSICSAAEDLDYKGANENQVMDAGDPNDIPDLVKEALRCKRVNKLKNAPPKEKLEKSGALDRRSMSLPDLTDSSSKHTNRVSLRYYSIGLPKLNQNLQFDYENSPQKKLPPGKQFFHTITDPCYPVFRCDGLPVSKALYDDYLATHYQELKSGFIDKTSNESGDFFKNFPQIENGKATVIQGFDCQVVPMSESPITFDSDVPTDKKSKQEMYRRSMSLPLKSLNAPEEEDREKSNSEGGSIFDLPQKRKLEGLQLTPLMSKLSLLADERTSGFCSRETTPSEYRDLSSFSTAANQLIKNKLDAVSNDDESDEEDDLDQDWISPKKEDSSLEKVELFLCGQQNMVLVLLMEENIGNNKDLVHSLWQTCVEVLGRLESRLQRCLEPLPPSESRELYSVLSVDPEWDTVHRAGLWGVTEIEIVSSLHDRFSRASNLTDIIVRTEDTVVYGYQCGKVEIFYQQAMAPNMTGGLPTPADLMGVVPLKAKRRLERDHGIVLL
- the LOC105686759 gene encoding uncharacterized protein LOC105686759 isoform X3; translation: MMIVFVYDTARCRREEDDPAEAVVYFHPAWVSPTQRLALAGQLMGVTQFISTSFSPPRIIALQGGKFVLKKLGQYVLAVGTDRNIQDWVLERRADTLESTLKFFHRDLETISASLGGDRNRLTEKLYQMFETYLPILQYGANLFSNLPTIKFPKSASNVFLEAIQVLQYCQETNGILGGALFYNNKVVATQLNAELTKQIIITDPYRIKAPAETLGTGLDLPVGVQLLRVYIQRKQLTELKQNSSAERIRNSHVDSASKKVTLKKNLSKNNIKDSCVSGMKRDTSRIFTVPEEGELDSSQYSNGAPFCPPLPATTYSSPAKRKQEITTTDRPKAVNPQTPSVCSTPLKDVNRMLHGTAVSICSAAEDLDYKGANENQVMDAGDPNDIPDLVKEALRCKRVNKLKNAPPKEKLEKSGALDRRSMSLPDLTDSSSKHTNRVSLRYYSIGLPKLNQNLQFDYENSPQKKLPPGKQFFHTITDPCYPVFRCDGLPVSKALYDDYLATHYQELKSGFIDKTSNESGDFFKNFPQIENGKATVIQGFDCQVVPMSESPITFDSDVPTDKKSKQEMYRRSMSLPLKSLNAPEEEDREKSNSEGGSIFDLPQKRKLEGLQLTPLMSKLSLLADERTSGFCSRETTPSEYRDLSSFSTAANQLIKNKLDAVSNDDESDEEDDLDQDWISPKKEDSSLEKVELFLCGQQNMVLVLLMEENIGNNKDLVHSLWQTCVEVLGRLESRLQRCLEPLPPSESRELYSVLSVDPEWDTVHRAGLWGVTEIEIVSSLHDRFSRASNLTDIIVRTEDTVVYGYQCGKVEIFYQQAMAPNMTGGLPTPADLMGVVPLKAKRRLERDHGIVLL
- the LOC105686759 gene encoding uncharacterized protein LOC105686759 isoform X2, with the translated sequence MAKEMMIVFVYDTARCRREEDDPAEAVVYFHPAWVSPTQRLALAGQLMGVTQFISTSFSPPRIIALQGGKFVLKKLGQYVLAVGTDRNIQDWVLERRADTLESTLKFFHRDLETISASLGGDRNRLTEKLYQMFETYLPILQYGANLFSNLPTIKFPKSASNVFLEAIQVLQYCQETNGILGGALFYNNKVVATQLNAELTKQIIITDPYRIKAPAETLGTGLDLPVGVQLLRVYIQRKQLTELKQNSSAERIRNSHVDSASKKVTLKKNLSKNNIKDSCVSGMKRDTSRIFTVPEEGELDSSQYSNGAPFCPPLPATTYSSPAKRKQEITTTDRPKAVNPQTPSVCSTPLKDVNRMLHGTAVSICSAAEDLDYKGANENQVMDAGDPNDIPDLVKEALRCKRVNKLKNAPPKEKLEKSGALDRRSMSLPDLTDSSSKHTNRVSLRYYSIGLPKLNQNLQFDYENSPQKKLPPGKQFFHTITDPCYPVFRCDGLPVSKALYDDYLATHYQELKSGFIDKTSNESGDFFKNFPQIENGKATVIQGFDCQVVPMSESPITFDSDVPTDKKSKQEMYRRSMSLPLKSLNAPEEEDREKSNSEGGSIFDLPQKRKLEGLQLTPLMSKLSLLADERTSGFCSRETTPSEYRDLSSFSTAANQLIKNKLDAVSNDDESDEEDDLDQDWISPKKEDSSLEKVELFLCGQQNMVLVLLMEENIGNNKDLVHSLWQTCVEVLGRLESRLQRCLEPLPPSESRELYSVLSVDPEWDTVHRAGLWGVTEIEIVSSLHDRFSRASNLTDIIVRTEDTVVYGYQCGKVEIFYQQAMAPNMTGGLPTPADLMGVVPLKAKRRLERDHGIVLL